From the Musa acuminata AAA Group cultivar baxijiao chromosome BXJ3-1, Cavendish_Baxijiao_AAA, whole genome shotgun sequence genome, the window TCGCACCGGCTTGTGCTATGTCTTCGGCGTCCACCGTTCGCTCATCTAATTGCGGCATCCATTCCCTTAGTTCCTGTTTTACCCCTAGTATTTATGAGTAATCCCGTACACGTCCTTACCGACTCCCAACTCCCCCCATTCACTCCGCCGGTATATTAGTACCACCTCTTCCCcacccctctcttctcctttcctCAGGGGAGGGCGAAGAGAAGAGAAACCAGTAGAAGGAACCCTAGTGCAGCAATTAGAGctcctttctcttctctttcttcttcttctcgtccaaTCGCTACCGGGATGGGTTCAATTGCGCTCCCGGAGGAGACCATTTTCCGATCCAAGTTGCCGGATATCGAGATCACCAACGACATTCCCCTACACACCTACTGTTTCGAGCGGCTGGCCGAGTTCGCCGGTCGCCCCTGCGTCATCGACGGTGCCACCGGCACCGTGCTCACCTACGCCGAGGTCGACGCCGCCGCACGCGGCTTCGCCGCCGGTCTGTTCAGTGTCGGCATCGGGCGGGGCGACGTGTTCATGATCCTCCTCCGCAACTCCCCCGAGTTCGTTATCGCCTTCCTCGCCGCCTCCTACCGGGGGGCCGTCGCCACCACCGCCAATCCCTTTTACACCACCGGCGAGATCCACAAGCAGGCGGCCGGCTCCGGCGCCCGCCTCATCATCACCGAGTCGTGCTACGTGGACAAGATCCGGGAGTTCGCCGGGGAGCGCGACATCACCATCGTCACCGTGGGCGACGGTCCCGCCCCCGACGGCTGCCGCCTCTTCGCCGACCTCATGGGGACGGACGCGGGCGCGCTGTCGGCGGCGGAGTTCGACCCGGACGACGTGGTCGCGCTGCCCTACTCGTCGGGCACCACCGGGCTGCCCAAGGGCGTGATGCTGACGCACCGGAGCCTGATCACGAGCGTGGCCCAGCAGGTGGACGGCGACAACCCCAATCTCTACCTCCACCAGGACGACGTGCTGCTCTGCGTGCTGCCGCTCTTCCACATCTACTCCCTCAACTCGGTGCTTCTCTGCGGGCTACGCGTCGGCGCTGCCATCCTGATCATGCGGCGCTTCGAGGTCGGACCGCTGCTGGAACTGGTGCAGCGCCACAGGGTGACCATCGCGCCCTTCGTGCCGCCCATCGTGCTGGAGTTCGTGAAGAGCCCGCTCGTCGATGGCTACGACCTGTCGTCGATTCGGATGGTCATGTCCGGGGCGGCGCCCATGGGGAAGGAGCTCGAGGACAAGTTCATGACCAAACTTCCCAATGCCCAGCTGGGCCAGGTAAGACTGCAGCCACACCACTTCTTCGGCTTAGTTAGTTTGGTAGATTGTCGGTATCGGAAAGGAAAAGATGAAGCTTTTTACGACGCCTTACCCCTGAGTCAACTCACCAACCTTTCCTTCATTTCCCCTGCTCCTGACTCGGTGGGAGACACTAAAGACGGAAGCGACGTGTCCCGCCCACATCTCCGATGATCTCGTGCACTCGTAAGGAATCGTACATGTGTCCCCGTCCTCATTACTTTGTCAATAATGATGAACCAAGACATGTGAAACGATACTACATCAACCCACGCATTTAGTAGATCTGTCGTCTGATGCAACCCATCGAGCCTCCCTCTTCCTTCCGTCTTGGGGTTCCCAAATTCAATTTGTTTACGCGGTTCCCAAACCGGGACCGGACTCATGTTTATATTATAGCCAGCAAACTAGGAAAGCCAGGTTAAGGACCACCGGATGAGACACATTCTGACACTTTGCATGCTCGAGTCCAGCTCAATCACACTACGTGAAGTTCTCCTTTGTGTGTCTGTCTTCTcccgtttcttcttcttcttctattgggtCACTAACGCGTGGGATCTGCTCCAAAACGATGCAGGGGTACGGGATGACAGAGGCGGGGCCGGTGCTTTCGATGTGCCTGGCGTTCGCGAAGGAGCCGTTCGAGGTGAAGTCGGGCGCGTGCGGCACCGTGGTGAGGAACGCGGAGATGAAGATCGTGGACCCCGCGACCGGCGCGTCCTTAGGCAGCAACCAGCGGGGCGAGATCTGCATCCGAGGAGCCCAAATCATGAAAGGTGAtctcacacacacactctctctctgttGTTTTATGATTGATCCCTTGGAATCACAAGTCGCATGGTCTTTACGATGCGACATCAAGTGGGTCACATGGCCTACCACATCAGGAATCACTGTAGTGCACGTGGGGAGAAGTTTAGAATGAGATGAGATAGGATGGAGACCCCACAGACGACTATAGGCGGATAACCGACATGCGGAGAGCCCTGGAATATATTCCtgtgttttcttttttatttattatttttctttaagaaaTCCTAATAAATGAAAAACTAACTAACAATCAATATTTCTATTTACTCTTAGAATATTAGTTTATTGGAGTTGTATCTTTAActttcttaatttttaattttaaatatttttttatgtttaaaatattaGTCCGATAATTATGTACttgatccatccatccatctttaGGTTAAGATTCAAAtcctcaaaagattaatcttaaagATGTTGGTCAGTTTAATTAGTAAAAGATGTTAGAAGATTATGGTTGACTTGTCCCACCAAAATTATTCTCGTAAGGAACATGTTTCTTATGAGAGCAACTCCAATTCTTACACAAAAGATGGTGATTCTACACATAGATATCCTGATTGAAGGATCTCAATGCCATACACAGTCGGGGAGGATCGTCCCTGACTCACCACAGGAAATCATGTTGGTTCCAGTGCCATCATTGTCCTCCACTAACCCCATGCCAATCCGGGGACCACGGCACATCGCTTTGTTGAAATGGACCAGCCAAATGATGGAACCTTCTTAGTATTAAAGAACTATGGCCACTTGCAACTAAAAACAGTGAGTCCATATGACCAAATCATTCTGGCCAAGTTGTTTCTCTGGTCAAAAAAGTATGTGATAGTGGAGTTGTGTTTTGAGATCTAGTAAAATAAGCTGAAATGGAAAGCTTTTGCTGGTGAACAGTTTGGGATGAGTCGATGCATGTGATATTATGTTTGAAGGCAAAGTTTAGCTCCCAAAATCCCTGTTCCAAAGTTCCAATCAAGTGTGTGCTATCCCAAATCGATCAATCATTTTGGTGACAGCTATAATTTAGTGTACTGAGTTAGGTCGGTTCACATGGGACGTATGCTGCATGATGGATATACAATTCAGCTATCCATGTGGCGCTGAATACCATCTTAGGCTGATGGCCACCTTAGAGCATGGTTAAGTCATATGAGGTATTGGCTACTTGTGCTTATTCAATTTCCTGAAGTAAGAAAGCAGCATCATGTGAATCACAAGTCCAATTATTAATGATCTGAGGCATGCTGTTAGCTCCCATTTGGCAGGGTAGTcgttattaattttcttaatacTTCTGTCTGAGCCAGCCCCCATTTTCCTCCTAAACatcataacaataacaaaaataCAACAGTAATTCTAACATCCTCAAGTTTATCACTACACTAGAAGTAGATAAAAGCTTGAATTATTAGCTTAGACTTGAATATTTTTGGTTAGTGGTTCAGACTCATTAAGGTTAATCGATTGTTTATCATATCAAGCCAAGTTGTGACAATAATAatgtaatatgtatatatatccacTTTCTTTTTTCATTTGAGATGCATAAACTTATATCTTGTTAATAATAACTCTTAATCTTGACTAATATAATATGCAAGCTTTCTACTTGTTTGGGGGATTTAGGTAACAATATCAGCTTTGTGGGCTTTCAGTTGGTTCTGAGTGGATCTTACATCTGGTCGTACTCTAACGTGAAATTGGATCATCTACCTATTTTTAATTTGAAAGAAACACATCATAGATTATGAGATTGCtactggttggatcttgcactggGTCGTATTTAAAGGTGAAAGTTTTGGTAGACAATgtcagtgattgaaagaggcgctcgggcgaggcgaggcgaggcctgagcgcctcgctaatgtctcaggcggcgcgcttcaaacaggcgccgcttgggcgctcgcccaagcccaggcgctgggcgcttcgggcgagcgcctgggtaaaccaagtgaccaaaccaggattttaggtctggttcggtcctggttcggttgttagttggttcaatcgaactaactaaaccgatataacccttacccaaccctaacccgctgccgctgtcgctcccgatctcgctgctcgtcgctcctgctcccgctgccgctgctcatcgctactcgcgcctcccgtgagccctccagctgctcgcgcctcccgcgagccttcccgctgctcgcgactcccgcgagccctcccgctgctcgcgactttcgctgctcgcgcctctcgctccctttccctttcccgctgccgctgcttcctcgtttctccgtcaggctcagtatacagtatactcttaatattaagtttatttgaattttgaaatgattaattttcaatactgttaatagattaataatatattattttgattttaatattgttaatttttatcttgatgtaaaattttattgttttgaattttgaaactttttgttaatgtgatattgtgattttgtatcttagattttcttaatttaatagcatatttttatttaaaattttaaataattatatttattaattatattatatatttttatattttagcacctcgcttcgcttgggcgagcgcctgagCGAGCGCCTAgttcctcgggcgtttttggaccttggcgccttttggcgcctagcgctttttaaatcactggacaaTGTGCATTTTGGGTCTTCTAAGTTCTACCTACCACATATATGATGACATTTCAAGTGGTTAGCTAATGTGTGGGTATCATCTGCAACATGATATGTGAACTTGAAAGCTAGATATTTCTTGTGCATTTAATTTTGATGTCTACAAGTAACTACGTGATTTTTTCCACCAAGGTAGCATAGATTGCATTCTATGCCTATCTCTTGTCCTCGCAGTCTTGGTTTGGTGGAACTATTGTAATCAATCATTCTGGGCCAAACTAATCATACTTTCTCTTAACATATCTTCCTGTTTATTATCTCTGGACATATTTTCTCATAATATCTCTTCATTTTCATGTAAAAAGTCATATTTTCTCTTAATATCTCCTATTCATATGGTTTAATTATTTCCCTTTTATTCGTAAGGTTAGACAATTTgacctatttttctttttttttttttcattttcctgTTGGAAATTCTAAATTAGATGAGGAATCTgaacttattatttttttctgcACACCATTTGGACACCAATACCTCAGTTCATTAAGTTCTAGCTTAATCTCAATATATATCACCTGTCTGTTTTAATACTTATGGATCTACTCTTTAGCCCATCTCTCACACACATGATTATTCTCTTGACAAACAAGGTGACGATCGTAGTTTACAAGCTCGATCCTTAATTTACGGTCCCCTTCACCATTGCAaactttatcaaaattatttctgaGAAAAGAAGGACAAGGATTTGCAAGCATAATCTCACTAATTTGATCTGATAACACTATGGAAAATTGGAGTTGATGCTCTCGAAAGAGAGCTTCCATAATTAGGGAGGTCACTTGTATGACTTGCAACTTTGTACTCCATTGATGCTAAGAGAAGCGTTGCTTCACCAGGGATTATTAATGCATGTGGTAATTATACAGGTTATATCAATGATCCAGAGGCGACAAGGAACACCATAGACAAGGATGGTTGGCTGCACACAGGAGACATCGGGTATGTGGACAACGACGATGAGGTCTTCATTGTCGACAGGCTCAAGGAGATCATCAAGTACAAAGGTTTCCAGGTAGCCCCAGCTGAGCTTGAAGCTCTACTGATCACCCACCCTAACATCGCTGATGCCGCTGTTGTCCCGTAAGTCCTGCAACTCAAACATCACACTACAGTTCTTCCAGTACAATTCGGCATGAATGAAAAATGAAAATGTGGCTTGCAGGATGAAGGATGAAGCAGCTGGGGAAGTGCCCGTTGCGTTTGTCGTGAGGTCGAATGGCTCGAAGATTTCCGAGGATGAGATCAAGCAATACATATCAAAACAGGTAAAAGCTTCAAGCACTAAACCAAGGCTTATTGTTTGTTAACTAGCAAATGAAAGGGGGTAAAAAGATCAGTAACTTTGATATGAAGAATCAGTCAGTTCTTGATTTTTCATTACATTGcattaaaagaaagaaataatagtaatTCTAAATCTCAACATTGATTCAGATCCAAGACAATCTAAATAGATGCGTTTATTAACGGACAATAACTGAGAAGCATGCAACTCAAATTATTTGGCAGGTAAAAATAGTCCAAGAAACGGTTAATATGTATATGGCTTTTAGTGGCCAACAAAAGTAAACATGCAAGACTTAGAACTTGTAACCCTAATTGAAATGGCTACAAACTTGAGAATAAGTAATAGAGATTTGATCCAGTAGGGCTTCAGACTGGTTGGGAGATTGCTATAATTGCAATAAATTTTTAGTACTTTGGCTGCTTGTTTCCCTTGGAGTCTTTATCTGTGGAATTAATAGTAGTTCTCCTTGATTCTTAATGAATTGTTCTTAGGAAGCACAAATTATCTAAATCAAATCACTAATTTTGGAATTGCTTAAAATAActtaattattattaataatacatgattgattttttattttctttataatcTTTTAATCGAATTTGGATTCTCTCAGGTGGTTTTCTACAAGAGAATCAACAAGGTATTCTTCACGGAAACCATTCCGAAGGCACCATCCGGCAAAATCTTGAGGAAGGATCTAAGAGCGAAGCTAGCCGCCCAATTTCCCATCGGCCCATTTCCATGATCGTCATCGGACCGTCCATTATACCATAGTCCACAGAGTAATCGATATCGTTATAAAGTTCCTTCTCCTTGTGCTCTCATGTGAGGACAAGAGGTCAGTGTAATATTATTATTAGTTGTTGTTCATGAAATATATGCTCCAAGTGAAACACCTACGAATTCTTTTAGACATGGTTTCATGTTGTTCACTAGATAGGTCCTGTCCGTCTTCTCATCGAGCTATaaattacattttatttgttttaaatTTGTGACTATGAGTTTGTATGTTGATATCGATAAGAGATGTCTTTCTTAAATGCAAAGGTCAATACAAGTTGTGTTTATAGTGTATAGTGTTTGTTCTATGAATGCAGCACTGAATTGTTGTGTTTCCTACAACTCCTATGGTCTTTCTTTTATGTCAAAAGGGGAACGACTGATTGATCTTTGGAGTGTGCAATGCTAACTTCGTCACATGAATAGTCCGTCATTTTGTCTTCGCATCATTTTTGTGTACTGTTGTTGTAAGTGACGAGGATTGCAGTAGTTTCAGTCTTTTTGTTTGTCATTTTGTGTTCCACAACTATTACAGAGACTTCGCAGGTCGTTCTGTCGATCCACTTATCAACCTGTGCTGTGGCAAGAAAATTCAAGACCAAAATCGCGGTACGAAATGTTAGCGCATTGTCACCGACTATTAATTAGTGTAATTTGTATGCTTTTTAGTTTTATTCATGCCTTTGGAATCCTTGAGTGACACATAGCTAGATGGGGTTTCAAGGAAGCTGTCTTAGGTTAGTCCATCCCATAATTCTATAGCAATGTCATAGGGGCACTTGAGCACAAGGACTTTTGTATGTGATAGACTCCTTTGGACCCCTTGTCATACAATCATTCAtagcttataaagtctatctttatATTTTGTAGTGATATCAAGCATTTGTTAAAATATTACTTGTGGGATCTCGAGTTTACGTTTCCATAAAACAATGACGATAGTTTGCTCATGCATTCGCGTGTTTTCTAGTTCAATTTTGATTTTTATTTGCATGTCTTCAGGGCACTATGCGAGATTAtatgaagattaattttttatgaaTGGATACACAATGACACCATACGATTTAGGCTAAACTAGCTAGGTCTATGATAGATGGTATTAGAGTTAGATAAGCACAttaagaaacacttagcatgcgatGTGGGGAACCTAGTTGGGTTGCATGGAGGGCAGTCTACGTGCTCAACCGTTTGAGGGAAACAAGCATAGAGATGTAAGAAATAGAGTCACCTAAAGGGGTAGGCATTCGAGATTAGACCCTTCACATGAAAAAGTGTCACAAGAATAAGAAAGTTAGAAAGGACAcatagcacacaaaggttggaatGGTTGAGTTTAAGCTATTTTTGACATCGTCAACCTAACTTGATGATGTTTAATGCAAGCAGGGGCGCTTAGCAAAGAATAAGATATACAAATAGGGATAAGTTGATAGTTAGTGAATAAGATTGAGCAAGTGAATGTTGCTATCAATGATGTAAAAGAAAACAGAATAAGTGCAAGGCTTATAACATGATTATGGAGGCTATGGGTGGGAGTTATAGCCTATCTTTCCATCAACTAAGAGAAAATTACTTTGAGAATACAGAGATATTGAAGTAGGTGGTCAAAAGGGGCGAGAAAGTGACGATAAGTCTAAATGAATTCAACTCCTCAAAAGTAAGCATTCATTAGAATGGAAGTGAACACGGAGGGAGTGTCACGATTTCATAGTGGTAGATTTGTCGATCACAAAGAGAAGGAACATGGATGTGAGATGACAAATCATAGGGGCATTGGCATAAGAGAATGCCATGGTACCATAGGAGCAAGACTTCCATGAAGCAACCGATCCCTTATTCTCATGGAGGGGAGTGTTATAACAGTAAAAGGAGACCGAGGCCATGAAAAATATAATGACGAAATTCAAGTACTAAGAGAAGGCAGAATGGTAATGGCTAGGAAATTTCATAAAACTTATGTTAAAGGACTTCTCATCAATATAACTGAAAGTAGGGGGACTTCGATTAATGTAGTGGTCATTGACCTAGGAACATAGTAGGTAGCATATGGTATTATATCCTTTTCTACTCAGATAGGTAGGGTGATGAAAACGATAAAGAAAATAGTCCCCTTTAAGATGATCAAATCTATCATACGCTTGctctattcatgatgaaattttgcTATTTTCAAGCAATACTTAATCTAAAAGTTTAATGGCAATGTGGAGATGAATTGTAGTAGCTAACTCAGTATGAGTCCAATACTTCAAGTTCTTCATAAGTGTGAGCAAATGATTGATGAGGGCTAATAACTAGTTTTATACATGAAGTATAATCCTGAAGGAGTCGGATAAAGCAGTAACCATGGTTTTCTTAACTTTTGAGAGAATGTATAAAGTTATTTTAGTTATCCAATCGAAGAGCACTACACACTTTCAAAAATCCTTCGAAGAGTTTTTAGTGGCAAATAATAGTTGTGAAACCCTTATACCAATAATGATCTATTCTACCGAAGGtaacttatttattttattttctaatagAGTGATAGTCAAAAGCTAGATGAAAACTTACTTTGACATGACAACTAAGCATAAGAGGAATTCACAAGCAAATCTTgtagagaacaagatctcaaaacTTCAAATTTTGTGAGGCAATGCTCATGAAAACTCTAATAAGTATCAATTTAGTTCACTtgatattgaatctcagattttgatgatgaaattaattataaattatttgatctaatctatatgttgagaaaagcgtGCATGATTAATTACgattgcaataagacataaagcaggtgttgtgctgaagtcaagatcgagatctcgttgagagtttaagagttcgttggaagttcggacattcgtcggaagttctaccggaactaacCAAGAGGTccaagaacttgccaaagaagctcgtcaaaactcgctaagaagatcatcgtaaagtctaggagctttaccgggagttcgtcgaaagtttgtcggaagctcaccagaagagcaattgacgtactggaacaagaatgctttgtcaattgtcttaattattatagttagtccataaattgagttaggattgggaggtaattacactaacttaactaggggctaattgggcccttaatagggctgaaatgggctggattgaacagcccattcagcccttgaaaacatggccggcggtggcagcgCTTGGGAGGcccaatctcccaggtggtctgggcagtggtatcgttgGCAATAAATGTtgccagcagtggtaccacccctgtcaggcggtgatactgccCATTAATGGCAATGGTATTGCTAGCATCCCGAAatccaaggatttgaattttttggctccaactttTAAAAtcattgagacctataaatactcaacccttttctgcatgaaaggataacaaagtgttattatatgtgtgaaaaattaagtgtttggggtgtgaaaagcattgtaaaagtgagaagaattctcctcctctctctcttagccttgtaatcatctaagaaagaggaatgagacttgtaaaggttgtctcctaaacccgacaaaaggagaaagagctataaaagatggttggtcttcgcctattaaaggaaggcctttagtggatgccggtgacctcgacgaaggaggaatccaaagtggacgtaggtctcattgaccgaaccactctaaattctggtttgcttttccttttgtgtaatttactttactgcaaacctccttgagcttctccttacattcttacgaaagttttaagttcaacatctttccgaaacgatttgaatcgagacgaactttatacgaaatcgaagaattttctactgcattaattcactccccccctcttagtgccgctcttgatcctaacaattggtatcagaacaaggtttactctcatttgatttaaaatccaagagagatgacatttgctggcaacctagaggatcattcaattacacgtccgcccatattcaatgggacggattacatatattggaagactagaatgtggattttcctaatttcaatagattttgaattatggaatattatagaaaattggtttcaaaagtcttctcttccaatgaacgattagaatgaattgaagaagaagactttcgctttaaacggcaaggctatgaatgccttgttttgtgctttagataaaaacgagttcaatcgtgtatctatttatgaaactgcttttgatatttggtacacacttaaagtcacttatgaaggcactagtagggtgaaggagtcaaaaattaatcttttagtgcacacttatgagttgtttcggatgaaaccgagtgagaccattggagacatgaacacccgatttacagatttcgtcaatggtctaaaaggacttggtaaaagtttcttggattttgaacttgttaataaaattttaagatctcttccaaagagttgggaccctaaagtcacgaccattcaagagaccaaagatttaaataactttcctctcgaagaattaatcgggtcactaatgacctatgagatgacttgtaatgctcataaagagcttgaaaacaaccttccaaagaacaagaaggatatgacattaagaactcaagaagaccacttgaaagaaaatttaagtgatgaggactttgatgaagacttggcactcttaacaaaaaggttcaagaaattcataaaaaaataaatttaaaaatgatactaaaaataaaattgaacctaagaaagaacaagtgatatgttatgaatgcaagaagccgggatacttcaagagtgaatgtccccaagcaaaaaggaagcaacccaagaagaagaaggctcttaaagcaacttgggataactcaagtgcatccaaaaaaGATTAACCaatcaacactgagcaagttgcttactatgtgctaatggctattagagatgagatgagtagttcatttgatacaaatttttcctttgatgaactattaaatgtttttcatgatttatttgatgaatgcaaatcaattagttaaaaatataaattattaaaaaaagagcatgattctcttattagtgatttcaatagattaaaagttgagcataatgatagtttagctccatgtatgaaatgtgatgaagtagaaatacttcaaaaggaaaacttgctacttaaagaaaccttagaaaagtttgaggttggtagcaagtccttgaacgtaatccttgccaacaagggtcacgttcatagaaaaggcgaaatcagatttgtgagtagctcccaCCAAAATCCAAttacctttgttaaaggtcctactttacatgtttcaccccaaaacaaatgtaacttttgttacaaatttgggcatatagcttatcattgtctatttaagaaatatagtctatataaattgatttgggttcctgaaGAAATCATAAAgaattctatgcaaaatgataagttaagccgatcgatttttgaggcacctaaggtcaaataagtacctaaaaatcatccttttctttagaaacgtttaccatcacaagctaggagcaagagatggtaccttgatagtggatgctcaaggcgtaTGActagagatctatctcaattctctaagctcactagtatagacaaaggatatgtcaccttcaaagacaacaacaagggtaatatcattggcaaaggaattataggtaacaaatctaacttctttattaaagatgtgttgttggttgatagcttaaagcataaccttttgagcattagtcaattgtgtgataaagattatatcgttagatttgaatataatacttgcattattaaaaaatcacacaaaaacacatctatgattacctaaaaataaaataatatatacactatcgacattgatgatctttataatgaaatatgcttttcgattttgaatgacaatacttggctttggcataggagattaggtcatgctagcatgaaactaatctcttaaatctcatctaaagaacttataagaggaattcctcgtataaaattcattaaaaacaatgtatgtgatgcatgtcaactaggaaaacaaataaaaggtagtttcaaaccaaagacccaaagaagcacctctagaccattgcaattgatccatatagacttgtttggaccaattgctacatcaagcctaggaggtagcaaatgttgaatctcatattttgatgataaaattacttgatatgtgtttatgatttaatctgcatttttagtgatgcaggatgcttcgatcaggatgagataattaaagcagaaaaactatGTTggcccggaggaacatgtcaaaagattggacgtcaggctggtggatcggttgacgtatcgacggaaggcttcggaccgtagattcgggcatcgggccaagaagagcgggtattgcgccaaggatataagagttgcagagtcaactggtcgattgagtaataggccacaagagaggatgatgcgccgaagaatcggacgaagcatcgagggaccaatgacatgtcggacaacctgATTAATTGCTtatgagtaattgtctagatcaaagttttgctttacttgtgcaggattaactatgatagcttgaagatataaagcaagtctatcggagtcaagtttgatgggtgtttgagagttcgAAGATTCATTGGaagtgttgtcggaaccaactaagaagaaatcggggacttgccaaagttttcggaagtccgccggagagatcgtcggaggttcacggagatcaccgagaaggttcgactacttgccaaagactcattaaACT encodes:
- the LOC135629520 gene encoding 4-coumarate--CoA ligase 1-like, translating into MGSIALPEETIFRSKLPDIEITNDIPLHTYCFERLAEFAGRPCVIDGATGTVLTYAEVDAAARGFAAGLFSVGIGRGDVFMILLRNSPEFVIAFLAASYRGAVATTANPFYTTGEIHKQAAGSGARLIITESCYVDKIREFAGERDITIVTVGDGPAPDGCRLFADLMGTDAGALSAAEFDPDDVVALPYSSGTTGLPKGVMLTHRSLITSVAQQVDGDNPNLYLHQDDVLLCVLPLFHIYSLNSVLLCGLRVGAAILIMRRFEVGPLLELVQRHRVTIAPFVPPIVLEFVKSPLVDGYDLSSIRMVMSGAAPMGKELEDKFMTKLPNAQLGQGYGMTEAGPVLSMCLAFAKEPFEVKSGACGTVVRNAEMKIVDPATGASLGSNQRGEICIRGAQIMKGYINDPEATRNTIDKDGWLHTGDIGYVDNDDEVFIVDRLKEIIKYKGFQVAPAELEALLITHPNIADAAVVPMKDEAAGEVPVAFVVRSNGSKISEDEIKQYISKQVVFYKRINKVFFTETIPKAPSGKILRKDLRAKLAAQFPIGPFP